In Corynebacterium ulcerans, one genomic interval encodes:
- a CDS encoding DUF1846 domain-containing protein, producing MVNRIGFDREKYIEMQSQHIRERREALGGKLYLEMGGKLFDDMHASRVLPGFTPDNKIAMLDRIKDEVEILVCINAKDLERHKIRADLGISYEEDVLRLVDVFRDRGFLAEHVVLTQLEDGNRLALAFIERLERLGIKVSKHRVIPGYPMDTDRIVSEEGFGLNEYADTTRDLVVVTAPGPGSGKLATCLSQVYHEHKRGVQAGYAKFETFPIWNLPLEHPVNLAYEAATVDLNDANIIDPFHLAAYGEQTVNYNRDVEAFPLLKTLLERLLGKSPYESPTDMGVNMAGKCISDDDACREASEQEIIRRYFKALVDEARMGSDSIQSDRAAVVMAKAGIKSDARVVVQPARAVAERTSLPGCAIELPSGQIVTGATSDLLGCSSSMLLNALKVLAGIDDEVHLLSPDAIEPIQTLKTHHLGSTNPRLHTDEVLIALSVSAATDQNAQKALDQLKNLRGCDVHTTTILGSVDEGIFRNLGVLVTSDPKFQKNKLYQKR from the coding sequence ATGGTTAATAGGATCGGCTTCGACCGCGAAAAATACATCGAGATGCAGTCCCAGCACATCAGGGAGCGGCGGGAAGCTCTCGGCGGGAAGCTCTATCTGGAGATGGGCGGCAAGCTTTTCGACGACATGCACGCCTCCCGTGTCCTTCCGGGATTCACTCCAGACAACAAGATCGCGATGCTTGACCGCATCAAAGATGAAGTAGAGATCCTTGTCTGTATCAATGCCAAAGACCTGGAACGCCACAAAATTCGTGCCGATCTCGGTATTTCCTACGAGGAAGATGTCCTGCGGCTCGTAGACGTTTTCCGGGACCGTGGCTTCTTGGCTGAGCATGTGGTACTCACTCAATTAGAAGACGGAAACCGTCTCGCCCTAGCCTTTATTGAGCGTCTGGAGCGTTTGGGAATCAAGGTATCCAAGCACCGGGTTATTCCCGGCTATCCGATGGACACGGACCGCATCGTCTCCGAAGAAGGATTCGGACTCAACGAGTATGCGGACACCACACGGGACTTGGTTGTTGTTACCGCGCCGGGGCCTGGATCGGGAAAGCTTGCGACGTGCCTTTCGCAGGTGTATCACGAGCATAAGCGTGGCGTTCAGGCTGGCTATGCCAAATTTGAAACTTTCCCAATTTGGAACCTCCCTCTGGAACACCCCGTTAACCTGGCCTACGAGGCCGCCACGGTAGATCTCAACGATGCCAACATCATTGATCCTTTCCACCTTGCCGCCTACGGCGAGCAAACCGTCAACTACAACCGTGATGTGGAAGCTTTCCCTCTGCTTAAGACGCTGTTGGAACGGCTACTAGGCAAGAGCCCCTATGAGTCACCCACGGATATGGGTGTCAATATGGCGGGTAAGTGCATTTCTGATGATGACGCATGCCGAGAAGCCTCTGAGCAGGAAATCATTCGACGCTATTTCAAGGCACTCGTGGATGAAGCTCGCATGGGGTCAGATTCCATACAGTCGGATCGTGCTGCAGTTGTTATGGCTAAAGCTGGCATCAAGTCTGACGCGCGTGTTGTGGTGCAGCCTGCTCGTGCCGTTGCCGAGCGCACTTCACTTCCGGGATGTGCCATTGAGCTTCCTAGTGGTCAGATAGTCACTGGGGCAACGTCAGATTTACTGGGATGCTCCTCCTCCATGTTGCTGAACGCGTTGAAAGTATTGGCCGGGATTGATGATGAAGTCCATCTCCTCTCCCCCGATGCTATTGAGCCGATTCAGACGTTGAAGACACATCATTTGGGCAGTACTAATCCCCGTCTGCATACGGATGAGGTCTTGATTGCCCTCTCTGTTTCTGCAGCTACGGATCAGAATGCACAGAAGGCTCTTGACCAGCTGAAGAACTTGCGAGGCTGCGACGTGCACACCACCACGATCCTGGGTTCTGTGGATGAGGGAATCTTCCGCAACCTTGGTGTCTTGGTTACTTCGGATCCCAAGTTCCAAAAGAATAAATTGTACCAAAAGCGCTAG
- a CDS encoding YegP family protein: MAGTFEVYEDRAGKFRFRLKAGNGEIVASGEAYESKASAIKGTEAVQRAAAGAKLKDLT; the protein is encoded by the coding sequence ATGGCTGGAACATTCGAAGTTTATGAAGACAGAGCCGGTAAATTCCGCTTTCGCTTGAAGGCAGGAAACGGCGAGATCGTTGCTAGCGGCGAGGCGTACGAATCTAAAGCAAGTGCCATTAAAGGGACGGAAGCCGTACAGCGTGCCGCCGCAGGGGCAAAACTGAAAGATCTGACCTAG
- a CDS encoding DUF4272 domain-containing protein encodes MKFIAYSAQNTPLSGGPEPRPLYAGTPESRALREEFLSAAGNLNQRIADDPAIDPFAMRRYMSQLGRSLTRYDFEDFPDNAESWAAGASVLFLDEQGELYDVRRRNILAGEAPAAILNARALDRAQSIRNTLSKQGFLVDFSAIPVPDVAEMLLPAASDVVDRIVCLAVLVDIARELWRGKNPDIQAMADRYDLALVTLTDSEQRLFELFSRIAPLDREQRHSGMMAVAEVLDQAIVVETLAWCVGLLGDEDIPKDRIGTAHAHPVNLVNPKALFVPKRLLARSLEELYRSASYRTLEEICTAHEYISTLDRLALTQREALAGGDDVKGEILGESQVATVRMRALAFTWLTLPYASWDELVERSNRLS; translated from the coding sequence ATGAAATTCATTGCTTATTCTGCGCAGAACACTCCCCTGTCTGGTGGGCCTGAACCGCGTCCGCTGTATGCAGGAACTCCGGAGTCGCGGGCATTGCGTGAGGAGTTTCTTAGCGCGGCGGGCAATCTCAATCAACGCATTGCGGACGACCCGGCTATCGATCCTTTTGCCATGCGACGCTATATGAGCCAGTTGGGGCGGAGCCTTACTCGTTATGATTTTGAGGATTTCCCCGACAATGCCGAATCGTGGGCGGCCGGAGCAAGCGTCTTGTTCTTGGATGAGCAGGGAGAGCTTTACGACGTCCGCCGCCGCAACATTCTCGCCGGAGAGGCCCCTGCGGCAATCCTTAACGCCCGTGCATTAGATCGTGCACAATCTATTAGAAATACTCTGTCTAAGCAGGGGTTCTTGGTGGATTTTTCTGCGATTCCGGTTCCGGATGTGGCAGAAATGCTACTGCCGGCGGCTAGTGATGTTGTTGATCGCATTGTGTGTCTTGCTGTGCTCGTAGATATCGCGAGGGAACTCTGGCGAGGAAAGAATCCCGACATACAGGCAATGGCGGACCGCTATGATTTGGCTTTGGTCACGCTCACCGATTCTGAACAACGTCTTTTTGAGCTCTTTTCTCGTATTGCTCCGCTTGATAGAGAGCAGCGACACTCGGGAATGATGGCGGTGGCAGAGGTCCTGGATCAGGCGATCGTGGTGGAAACTCTGGCGTGGTGCGTGGGGTTGCTTGGTGATGAAGATATTCCCAAGGATCGTATCGGCACTGCTCATGCACACCCCGTTAATCTGGTGAATCCTAAGGCTTTGTTTGTCCCTAAGCGGCTCCTCGCTCGTTCTCTCGAGGAGCTGTATCGGTCGGCTAGCTACCGAACTCTGGAAGAGATCTGTACGGCGCATGAATACATCAGCACCTTGGATCGGCTTGCGCTGACGCAACGCGAGGCCTTGGCGGGTGGTGACGATGTCAAGGGCGAAATTTTAGGAGAATCCCAAGTGGCAACAGTGCGTATGCGGGCTTTGGCCTTTACCTGGCTCACCCTCCCCTATGCATCGTGGGATGAATTGGTCGAGCGTTCCAATCGCTTGAGCTAA
- a CDS encoding DUF4862 family protein encodes MAIEETMRRFLVGAYAAVPSARQEQEQFYAGLAERGIADALEIPFREDLFDPIEWQAEHFAHRFEDSVLTLIPGTMQSLGSSPTFGLGSSDPAGRQAAIDHVLLAVEKAHQLNDLTGQRTISTLHVHSAPSVTAQEDMFAQSLRELTDRGLGLELVIEHCDAYVPEYPGEKRFLDIEAEARVAQELGLKVTVNWGRSVIESRDAGRPREHVEKLVAAGVLGGVMISGAGGEDSVYGPGWADTHLPLAETEPISWLTPERVVECVEAARGHASYYGVKVQVPPTSSVSERLDILERTKATMGL; translated from the coding sequence ATGGCAATCGAGGAAACCATGCGTCGCTTCTTAGTCGGCGCCTATGCAGCAGTGCCCTCCGCGAGACAGGAACAAGAGCAGTTTTACGCAGGGCTGGCGGAGCGCGGAATCGCAGATGCTCTGGAAATCCCGTTCCGTGAGGACCTCTTTGATCCCATTGAATGGCAGGCGGAACATTTTGCCCATAGGTTTGAGGATTCAGTTCTCACGTTGATTCCAGGAACCATGCAGAGTCTAGGTTCCTCCCCCACTTTTGGACTTGGCTCTTCTGATCCTGCAGGAAGGCAAGCGGCTATTGACCATGTACTGCTAGCCGTGGAGAAAGCACATCAGCTCAATGATCTCACTGGTCAACGAACCATATCCACGCTTCATGTACATTCTGCACCTTCTGTGACTGCTCAAGAGGACATGTTTGCCCAGTCGCTGAGGGAACTCACAGATCGCGGGTTGGGACTGGAGCTGGTGATCGAGCACTGTGACGCGTATGTGCCGGAGTATCCCGGAGAGAAGCGTTTCTTGGATATTGAGGCAGAGGCTCGCGTTGCTCAGGAGCTGGGACTCAAGGTAACCGTGAACTGGGGACGTAGCGTCATTGAAAGTCGAGATGCTGGACGGCCACGTGAGCACGTCGAAAAGCTTGTTGCCGCTGGAGTACTTGGGGGCGTGATGATCTCAGGTGCTGGCGGGGAAGATAGCGTTTATGGGCCCGGCTGGGCAGATACTCACCTGCCACTAGCGGAGACCGAGCCGATCTCCTGGCTGACTCCTGAGAGGGTCGTCGAATGTGTGGAAGCTGCGCGGGGCCATGCTTCCTACTACGGAGTCAAGGTACAAGTTCCACCAACCAGCAGTGTCTCTGAGCGTCTGGATATTCTGGAGCGAACAAAAGCGACTATGGGGCTATAG
- a CDS encoding dicarboxylate/amino acid:cation symporter, which yields MNIKRLSSSLLFRIIVAIILGIVCSFFFPDGLARIFVTFNGLFGNFLGFFIPVLIFSLITPAIAGLGRGAGKWLAITTGIAYCSALISGLISWGVANSIYPKLLAGQQNVHAADIEEGALAPYISVEMPAPMAVMTALILAFVVGVAMTTVKSDTLYSGVADLRRVVMKVISSFIVPLLPIYIFGMFLSLGMNGNLADVLTAFAKVLVLAIFMSFVLLVLQFLFAGAVAGKNPLASLKNMMPAYFTALGTSSSAATIPVTYESALKNGVSKSVAGFVIPLCATIHLSGSMMKITLFAFAIMFMDGMDIPLATALGFILMLGVTMVAAPGVPGGAIMAAVGLLSSSLGFNDDQVALMIAAYIAIDSFGTACNVTGDGAIAMVVDKFAKGSISRHDLDDADDLGLAAAIAGIDAKESEETADNNVSVSASGVDSTKKN from the coding sequence ATGAACATAAAGCGTCTTTCTTCCTCGCTGCTGTTCAGGATCATCGTGGCGATCATCCTGGGCATTGTGTGCAGCTTTTTCTTTCCTGATGGGTTAGCCCGGATCTTTGTAACCTTCAATGGTCTCTTCGGAAACTTCCTGGGATTCTTTATCCCGGTTTTGATCTTCTCGCTCATTACTCCCGCCATTGCCGGCCTTGGTCGAGGTGCTGGTAAGTGGCTAGCGATTACAACCGGCATTGCTTATTGTTCTGCACTGATCTCTGGTCTAATTTCCTGGGGTGTGGCCAACTCGATTTATCCAAAGCTTTTGGCTGGGCAGCAAAATGTTCACGCGGCTGATATTGAAGAAGGTGCGCTAGCTCCTTATATCAGTGTGGAAATGCCTGCCCCGATGGCTGTGATGACCGCCTTGATTCTCGCCTTTGTGGTGGGTGTGGCCATGACAACGGTTAAGTCTGACACGCTTTATTCCGGTGTTGCAGATCTGCGCCGGGTGGTGATGAAGGTTATCTCCTCCTTTATCGTTCCACTGTTGCCCATTTATATCTTTGGCATGTTCCTCTCCTTGGGAATGAACGGAAACCTTGCCGATGTCCTTACTGCTTTTGCCAAAGTCTTGGTTCTGGCGATCTTTATGAGCTTTGTGCTTCTTGTTCTGCAGTTCCTCTTTGCGGGAGCTGTCGCTGGCAAGAATCCACTGGCCTCCCTTAAGAACATGATGCCGGCTTATTTTACGGCCCTAGGGACGTCGTCGTCTGCTGCAACAATCCCCGTGACCTATGAGTCTGCTCTGAAAAATGGCGTGAGCAAGTCTGTAGCCGGCTTTGTGATTCCGTTGTGCGCAACGATCCACCTGTCCGGTTCGATGATGAAAATTACCTTGTTTGCGTTTGCCATCATGTTCATGGATGGCATGGATATTCCTTTGGCAACCGCACTCGGATTCATTTTGATGTTGGGCGTTACGATGGTTGCCGCGCCAGGCGTTCCCGGCGGCGCAATCATGGCTGCTGTCGGCCTCTTGTCCTCAAGCCTTGGCTTTAACGACGATCAGGTGGCACTCATGATCGCTGCTTATATCGCTATCGATTCCTTTGGTACCGCCTGTAACGTCACGGGCGATGGCGCTATTGCGATGGTGGTGGATAAGTTTGCAAAGGGATCCATTTCTCGCCACGATCTGGATGATGCTGATGACCTTGGTCTTGCTGCAGCTATTGCAGGCATCGACGCAAAAGAATCGGAAGAGACTGCAGATAACAATGTATCTGTGTCTGCTTCCGGAGTGGATTCAACTAAGAAGAATTAA
- a CDS encoding phytoene/squalene synthase family protein, with product MPRWPLPKNHHRLKVEASASRRPQGSAIKTALEALATLTKLRGETSGEKKASRNSTHKAPNKTLSKETTATASLENFDRMSIKAAEKVITSYSTSFSFATHVLEPELRTDIRNLYAMVRTADEIVDGTAHAAGLTSAQTAKLLADYEREVLLAPTQRLHVDPVMHAYAISARRCHFKEEHVRAFFASMRRDVTSLTYDADKDYRDYIYGSAEVIGLMCLSAFLVKRPSSPYPEEAQATHPYSQKDLDTMSEGARALGAAFQKVNFLRDWQEDAAHLGRHYFPGAPHYLTDSFKHTVIVDIRADLAAALRAIPLLPGSATVGVAAAAELFTELTNILDAMSAAEIMERRASVPTTTKARIMARALIKARKFHPLAYDR from the coding sequence ATGCCCCGTTGGCCCCTCCCAAAAAACCATCACCGTTTAAAGGTAGAAGCTTCCGCATCTCGCCGCCCGCAAGGCTCGGCTATAAAAACGGCTTTAGAGGCATTGGCAACTCTGACAAAGCTCCGAGGAGAGACCTCGGGGGAGAAAAAGGCGTCTCGTAACTCCACCCATAAAGCCCCCAATAAAACCTTAAGCAAGGAAACGACAGCTACCGCTTCGCTTGAAAACTTCGATCGCATGTCGATCAAAGCCGCCGAAAAAGTCATTACGTCTTATTCCACCAGTTTCTCATTTGCCACCCACGTCCTTGAGCCAGAACTACGCACCGATATCCGAAATCTCTACGCCATGGTGCGCACTGCAGATGAGATAGTCGACGGCACCGCTCACGCAGCCGGGCTCACCTCCGCACAAACCGCAAAGCTTCTCGCAGACTACGAACGTGAGGTGCTCCTAGCCCCCACGCAGCGACTGCACGTAGATCCAGTCATGCATGCCTACGCCATCTCGGCCCGTCGGTGCCATTTCAAAGAAGAACATGTGCGTGCTTTTTTCGCTTCCATGCGCAGAGACGTCACCAGCCTTACATACGATGCCGACAAAGACTACCGCGACTACATCTATGGCTCCGCTGAGGTCATTGGCCTTATGTGTTTATCCGCTTTCCTGGTAAAACGTCCCAGCTCACCCTATCCGGAAGAGGCCCAAGCCACGCACCCTTACTCCCAGAAAGACCTCGACACAATGAGCGAAGGGGCACGCGCTTTAGGTGCAGCGTTTCAAAAGGTAAATTTTCTCCGCGATTGGCAGGAGGATGCGGCGCATTTGGGACGGCATTATTTTCCCGGCGCCCCTCACTACCTCACCGACTCCTTCAAACACACAGTCATTGTAGATATTCGCGCCGATCTAGCAGCAGCTCTCCGAGCCATACCGCTCTTGCCGGGCTCCGCCACAGTGGGAGTAGCAGCAGCTGCAGAATTATTCACCGAATTGACCAATATCCTTGATGCCATGAGCGCAGCTGAGATCATGGAACGTCGCGCGAGCGTTCCTACCACCACAAAAGCAAGAATCATGGCTCGTGCGCTTATCAAAGCCAGAAAGTTTCATCCGCTGGCGTATGACCGCTAA
- the crtI gene encoding phytoene desaturase family protein, with protein sequence MPSTSPKKAVVIGAGAAGLATAALLSCEGYEVTVVEKNEGIGGRAGDLCDKGFRWDTGPSWYLMPDAFEHFFALLGSTVEQEYGLEDMQPAYRLFAETHPTQAAERIDVPSDPITLANYFESIEPGAGEILKKYLASASTVYRIAVERFLYTNFTSLGPLLHRDVLGRLSMLAKLLTQSLHAMVNERFQDHRLRQILSYPAVFLSSRPEETPSMYHLMSHTDIIQGVRYPTKGFTGVMEAIYRHALIRNARFLFNTAVLEITTSNVRRRLLQRKKLARTTGVLIRHSDGSKEHLRADIVVSCADLHHTETQLLPQHLRSYDSDYFSRRNPGVGTVVVLAGVTGSLPQLKHHNLFFSRNWTTDFDAVFRTDTSDVASESIYVSMPSHTDPHVAPPGHENLFILIPVSAQLDIGHGNTYGHTESESVRAIAEHAIESIAHKAGIPDLSSRIIVHKTIGPADFADRYHAWLGGSIGPAHTLRQSAFFRGRNVSQKVKNLYYAGATTVPGVGIPMCLISAENVIKRLRGDTSAGPLPEPLNPHRASI encoded by the coding sequence ATGCCGAGTACATCCCCTAAGAAAGCCGTTGTTATCGGAGCGGGCGCCGCGGGTTTAGCCACCGCCGCTTTATTGTCCTGCGAAGGCTACGAGGTAACAGTGGTGGAGAAAAACGAGGGGATCGGTGGGCGTGCTGGGGATCTCTGTGACAAAGGTTTCCGGTGGGACACCGGCCCGTCGTGGTACCTCATGCCCGATGCTTTTGAACATTTCTTCGCGCTGCTCGGCAGTACGGTTGAGCAGGAGTATGGGCTCGAAGATATGCAGCCAGCGTATCGACTTTTTGCAGAAACGCACCCCACCCAAGCCGCCGAGCGTATCGACGTCCCCAGCGACCCCATCACTCTAGCCAACTATTTTGAATCGATAGAACCCGGCGCGGGAGAGATACTTAAGAAGTATCTTGCCAGCGCTAGCACTGTCTATCGCATCGCTGTGGAACGGTTTCTTTATACCAACTTCACATCTCTTGGCCCGTTGTTACACCGAGATGTTCTTGGCCGTCTCTCCATGTTGGCTAAACTACTCACGCAGTCTCTCCACGCGATGGTGAACGAGCGTTTTCAGGATCATCGACTAAGGCAAATTTTGTCTTATCCAGCCGTCTTCCTGTCTTCTCGACCAGAGGAAACACCGTCGATGTATCACCTCATGAGTCATACCGACATAATCCAGGGAGTACGGTATCCGACTAAGGGTTTCACTGGTGTCATGGAGGCGATATATCGCCACGCGCTCATAAGAAATGCGCGTTTCCTTTTTAACACTGCCGTTTTAGAGATCACTACCAGCAACGTGCGCCGCCGCCTGCTACAACGGAAAAAGCTCGCCCGTACCACTGGAGTGTTAATTCGACACAGCGATGGTTCGAAAGAGCACCTTCGCGCAGACATTGTGGTGTCTTGTGCCGACCTGCATCACACTGAGACACAGCTGTTACCGCAACATCTTCGCAGTTATGATTCCGACTATTTTTCTCGCCGCAATCCCGGCGTGGGCACGGTGGTGGTGTTAGCAGGAGTCACAGGGTCTTTGCCTCAGCTTAAGCATCACAATCTGTTTTTTAGTCGAAACTGGACAACCGATTTTGATGCTGTTTTCCGCACCGACACCTCAGATGTGGCCTCGGAATCTATCTATGTATCCATGCCTTCCCACACAGACCCACACGTTGCACCACCGGGTCACGAGAATCTTTTTATTTTGATTCCTGTCTCCGCACAACTAGATATTGGGCATGGCAACACCTATGGGCATACTGAGTCCGAGTCCGTACGCGCTATTGCCGAGCATGCTATCGAATCTATTGCACACAAGGCTGGCATACCCGATTTATCCTCGCGAATCATTGTGCACAAAACAATTGGTCCTGCCGATTTTGCTGATCGTTACCATGCATGGCTTGGCGGTTCCATCGGTCCGGCACATACACTCAGGCAGTCTGCGTTCTTCCGAGGGCGCAATGTCTCTCAAAAGGTAAAAAATCTGTACTATGCGGGCGCGACTACCGTCCCTGGGGTTGGTATCCCGATGTGTCTTATATCGGCAGAAAACGTTATCAAGCGACTGCGGGGCGATACCAGCGCAGGGCCTCTGCCGGAGCCACTCAATCCACACCGTGCTTCGATATAA
- a CDS encoding SdpI family protein, translated as MTVVGTLLAIVAIALIIIGALAWARRLPGNSYVGIRVPEVRKSQELWTTAHHVAGPLWVVGGIAVGIAASLCFAPSGWLHLMSIVAVLAGIMFVSIGANVGARAASLLDAQADVTAASESTCCSAGGAEEADDEGQASTSFTPDLEALRRAAQASDN; from the coding sequence ATGACTGTCGTCGGCACGCTTTTGGCTATCGTAGCTATTGCTCTTATCATCATCGGCGCCTTGGCATGGGCTCGCCGCCTCCCCGGAAACTCTTATGTGGGAATCCGGGTACCTGAGGTGCGTAAATCTCAAGAGCTGTGGACCACCGCGCATCACGTCGCTGGCCCCTTGTGGGTCGTCGGTGGCATTGCTGTTGGTATCGCTGCATCACTGTGTTTTGCCCCCTCCGGGTGGTTACATCTGATGTCCATCGTCGCGGTGCTCGCGGGCATAATGTTTGTGAGTATTGGAGCTAATGTGGGCGCGCGCGCTGCATCGCTTCTCGACGCCCAAGCGGACGTCACAGCGGCTTCAGAATCCACGTGCTGTAGTGCCGGGGGAGCTGAGGAGGCAGACGATGAGGGGCAGGCGTCGACAAGCTTTACCCCCGATCTGGAAGCATTACGACGTGCAGCGCAGGCATCCGATAACTGA
- a CDS encoding anthranilate synthase component 1 — MATTQTTFYVERRSVRYHEDAAALFAALGGTTASDSVLLESADVESKKNTMCIATLTGAVRVTCVGQTVTATPLTPTGRSIIDRLCSQLAEYLAERHTTGEATFAFTRAQELNERERLTAVSNAEVLRALQRAAGYSGKELPLLSGGFAFDYLETFEVLPEVGSGENTYPDYQFLVAETLLVIDHLNREAFIEAVGINAEELTSRLDHLVEKISSDIPELGIAATPSDTPSEVLHVQTSMSDPQFCTHVEELKKSIHSGDVYQVVPARSFSTACDNAYAAYLQLRASNPSPYMFYVRGQTALNNIAHNNNEASCETYEIIGASPESNLKFDAATRNVQLYPIAGTRPRGLNPDGSVNHELDVRAELDMRTNAKEIAEHTMLVDLARNDLARVAVPATRKVSDLLSVDRYSRVMHLASRVSATLHSDFDAIDAYRACMNMGTLSGAPKLRAMELLRGTEGTRRGSYGGAIGYLRGDGTMDTCIVIRSAFIHNGTAVVQAGAGVVRDSIPQAEADETLHKAYAVLNALAMAQNATLKVNAHESHQHPCSTP, encoded by the coding sequence ATGGCTACTACACAAACCACTTTTTACGTTGAAAGACGCTCAGTCCGCTACCACGAGGACGCCGCCGCACTTTTTGCGGCGCTGGGAGGGACAACTGCTTCCGATTCCGTGCTGTTGGAATCTGCGGACGTGGAGTCCAAGAAGAACACGATGTGCATCGCCACTCTCACCGGCGCGGTACGTGTTACATGCGTCGGACAAACGGTCACCGCCACTCCTCTGACGCCCACAGGAAGGAGCATTATTGATCGCCTATGCAGCCAGCTTGCAGAATATCTAGCAGAAAGACACACCACCGGGGAAGCAACCTTTGCTTTCACCAGGGCTCAGGAACTTAACGAACGCGAGCGGTTAACTGCCGTAAGCAATGCAGAAGTGCTCCGCGCACTCCAGCGTGCGGCCGGCTACAGCGGAAAAGAATTGCCGCTCCTTTCCGGTGGCTTTGCCTTTGACTATTTAGAAACCTTTGAGGTGCTCCCAGAGGTTGGATCGGGGGAGAATACCTATCCGGATTATCAATTCCTGGTGGCAGAAACTCTGCTTGTTATCGACCACCTGAACCGTGAAGCATTTATCGAGGCTGTGGGTATTAATGCAGAAGAGCTAACCAGCAGACTTGACCACCTTGTGGAGAAAATTTCTTCTGACATACCCGAGCTAGGGATAGCCGCAACGCCATCGGATACGCCGTCAGAGGTCCTGCACGTGCAGACCTCTATGAGCGATCCCCAATTTTGCACGCATGTAGAAGAACTCAAAAAGAGTATTCATAGCGGCGATGTCTACCAGGTAGTACCGGCACGATCCTTCTCTACTGCATGCGATAATGCCTACGCGGCGTATCTTCAGCTTCGTGCATCCAACCCAAGCCCGTATATGTTCTACGTGCGAGGACAGACAGCATTAAACAATATTGCGCACAATAATAATGAAGCCTCTTGTGAGACTTATGAAATCATCGGAGCCTCACCCGAATCCAATTTAAAGTTCGACGCAGCAACACGCAACGTTCAGCTATACCCTATCGCAGGCACCAGACCGCGGGGCCTTAATCCCGACGGCAGCGTCAATCACGAGCTGGACGTCCGCGCCGAACTGGACATGCGCACCAATGCCAAAGAAATCGCCGAGCACACTATGCTCGTTGATCTTGCGCGCAATGATCTCGCTCGAGTAGCAGTACCAGCCACAAGAAAAGTGTCCGACCTCCTAAGTGTGGATAGATATTCCCGGGTAATGCACCTTGCGAGCAGGGTGAGTGCCACACTACACTCCGATTTTGATGCTATCGACGCCTACCGCGCCTGCATGAATATGGGAACACTCAGCGGGGCACCTAAATTGCGCGCAATGGAATTACTTCGCGGTACCGAAGGTACCCGAAGAGGATCCTATGGTGGAGCGATTGGCTATCTGCGTGGCGATGGAACAATGGACACCTGCATTGTTATCCGATCCGCTTTTATCCACAACGGTACCGCCGTCGTGCAGGCGGGAGCTGGAGTAGTGCGAGATTCCATACCCCAGGCGGAAGCCGATGAAACCCTGCATAAAGCATACGCAGTGCTCAACGCCCTTGCGATGGCACAGAACGCAACCCTAAAGGTAAACGCTCATGAATCCCACCAACACCCATGTAGTACTCCTTGA
- a CDS encoding anthranilate synthase component II, with product MNPTNTHVVLLDNHDSFVYNLVDAFAVAGYRCTVFRNSVEVKEILAAKPDIICLSPGPGHPRDAGCMMELIDHVLGRIPVLGICLGFQALLEHFGGEVRECGPVHGITDLMQLNERGLHSSLFHGLTVDAGPGSQEGKHVPVARYHSLGCTEAPKELRTLGTCPSNIGPVIMAAEAREHAAVGLQFHPESILSPSGPIILQRCITHLSQLTKAYS from the coding sequence ATGAATCCCACCAACACCCATGTAGTACTCCTTGATAACCACGATTCCTTTGTATACAACCTGGTCGACGCTTTTGCTGTTGCAGGCTATCGTTGCACCGTCTTCCGCAACTCCGTTGAGGTAAAGGAGATTCTGGCAGCCAAGCCGGACATCATTTGCCTTTCTCCCGGGCCCGGCCATCCTCGGGACGCGGGCTGCATGATGGAACTCATCGATCATGTATTGGGTCGCATCCCGGTCCTTGGCATTTGCCTAGGATTCCAAGCCCTCCTAGAGCACTTTGGGGGAGAAGTGCGCGAGTGTGGCCCAGTCCATGGAATTACAGATCTTATGCAGCTCAACGAACGCGGCCTGCATAGTTCGCTATTTCACGGCCTGACCGTTGACGCCGGTCCAGGATCGCAGGAAGGCAAACACGTCCCCGTGGCCCGGTACCACTCTCTTGGGTGCACGGAAGCGCCAAAGGAATTGAGGACACTAGGAACCTGCCCTTCGAACATCGGGCCAGTGATAATGGCGGCCGAGGCGCGCGAGCATGCTGCGGTGGGGCTGCAATTTCATCCAGAGTCGATCCTAAGCCCTTCCGGCCCGATCATTTTGCAACGCTGTATCACCCATCTATCTCAACTAACCAAAGCCTACAGTTAA